Below is a genomic region from Castanea sativa cultivar Marrone di Chiusa Pesio chromosome 2, ASM4071231v1.
TGTCTtcttgccaatgagctctagttcATATGGCATTTCCTACTCCCATAATAATGAAAgggagggtgaggtcatgggttcaagtcccactatgtgtgtgtgtgtgtgtgtgtaatttaagtaaaaaagaaaagaaaaggaaagaaaaaagtgtTCTGGAATTGCCTTCTGCTGATGATTTTTCAATCTAGGTGTGGTGGCTAAGCAATATGGTGCTCTAGTGCTTTAGTGCGTTAGATATAATAACACGAACAGATTAGCAACAGTTTTTAATTCTGAATCTTGTTTGCAGGGGATGGTGTTTGATCTTGAGAAGGGATCAACCCTATATATTGATCTAGCAAAATCTAATTCTAGATCCAAGCGCGCAAGAACAGGTCTATTGCTCATTggaattattttctttgatttatctTTATTGGTAATCTATAGTTTAGCtggtttgaaatttaattatgtgATTTTGTTGATTATGACAATCAGATGATGAAAGATTTGGCTCAGATAAAAAAGCTAGAGGGCCTGCATATTCAAGGGGCACTCCTGATTCTGGTAAGATCAttgactgaattttttttttagagattatgGAAAGCTCCTTATGGAGCCTTTTTTTCAGACTCTTCTCCTAGTTTTCCTGGCAGGCAAAACTTAGTTACTATTTCTTAGGTGTTGTACCTTAGATTCCCCAATTGAATTCAATTACATGGTTATATTGACCAATGCAACAAAAAACAGTATTTTCTTGTCCAAGGACATTTAAATTCAACCAAGTAATTCATTGGTTAATGCAaccctatgaagcacgggtgcgtttccagattcgggtgcgggtgtgggtgcgggtgcgggtgcgggactcggcaatttttaaaaaaatagggtGCGGGAgcggcgattaaaaaaaaattaaaaatatttttatttatatattttatatattactaagcattttatatatataataataataaaaaactcatataataataataatagaaaaataaatagatagtaATAAGTGCACAAAAGTTTTTGATACTTATTATTGACAaaagtattaaaatagataaggcttctcataaataaattttaaaaaaaagtgatttaatGGCTCACgaatttgatatatataacagatattaaaataaatgtagtttctcttaaaaaaaaaaaggaagaaaaaaaaaagatagatgtGGCCCAGTGACCAAACACGTGACAgccacccgtgcttcataggatGTGGCTGTCACGTGTTTGGTCACTGGTCAGAGAgcccaacaaacaaaaaagacaaaaaaagagcCTTTTAAGTTGGtgttatcaaaaaaagagaaacagagctcttccaaaaaaagaaaaagaaacagaacaGAAACAGAAACACGCGAAGAAGACGAAGCGAAGAAGACGGGCAAAGATGGCCGATTTCCTTTTTCCGGCCGAAACACACCGATATTCGGCCTGTACAATCCGGTTCTGCGCGAATCGGCGCGCGTCAGAGCTGAATCGGCGCGTATCGCGccgaaaaaattatttttttaaaggcgGACGCGGCACGGACGTGCATGCAGCGGTGTCGCCTGCGCGtccccgcgtcggacgcgggtgcggtgGCCCAAACGtcgcacccgtgcttcctagATGCAACCACAAGGTTGTGTTTTATTGGGGAACCTAAGGTACAATATTTAAGGAactgtacttaagttttatCCTTCCCTGTCATACTTCATGCCAtagtctgtgtgtgtgtgtgtacaatTAACTTGCTTTTTCGTTAGTTGTGGTGCTTTTTTTGGGACATCTTACTTGGAGTACATATTAATTGCTTAGTCACATGAAGGACACATACTTCGAAAAGCTCACATGACACATGTTTTGCACGCTTGGGCACTAGCAGGTCTTGGCAGCATTCACATGCCTGGAATGGGTAATTCTGCTTACAACACGATTGGTTATCCATCTGCACAAAGGTCATCTGCACTACTTAAGCACATCTTTCTTATGTGGGAGTGATTACTTCTAGCTCTATAATAAGCACATTTTTAATTGTAAATGGTTACTTCTAGCTGAAAGGTTGAGGGCTTAGTAAAATCACTTGCTAAATGCCCTGTTCCCTGAAGTTGGAGTATATAGAATCTGTGTTCTAAGTTATCACTTCTATTTATCTATTGGACCTCATCTGataatttatttactttcaTCATTCAGTCATGGAAATTTTGATGGCAGAGCCGTAAATGAGACAGCAGCTGCAAATTTGGTAAGGTTACTTCTTAACACATTTCATTTTTAAGCTATATTCTGCTGTACCGCAAGTTGTATTAGGCTGTACCGCTTGCATTCTTTTTACTTCTGAAGACATAATAAAGCCATTGTTTACTCTCTAATGTGTACCCTGTAAACTACCAatcctccttttctttttgcaaaaaatttcaCTTCTTTCTTACCGGAGTtttatcttgttttttctttttcttgaattttttcataTTCTGGACCTAAACACAAATTGCTTTGACAACCTGCATTATATGCAATAAAGTGACCATATGTGATGATTTTCATATGATTATAAAAAgagaatatacaaaattttcttgacATGGAAAAAAGCATTTCTTACATTTATCCATGATTTCTAATCATTCATATATACTGTCAAAGATGCTTCTAGAAATTACTCCATACCCATCAAATTTATTCTTGAAGCTGCTTCAGTACTGACTACATGTTTTTCTGGAGTTGTGATTAATGATTGTTATGCAATAAATTCACTGTGCTgctttaaaaattattcatttggACCACCACTTCTGGATAGCTGGtttcatttcaaatttaatGGCATATGATGTGCACTTGAACTATTCTCTAATTCTTAAATTTCTGGTGATGTCTCTTACACAACAGAATAGTTCTTCAGCACCTCATGCTCCACAACATGCTAGCCCATGTCCAACACTCTTTGTGGCTAATTTGGGGCCAACATGTACAGAGCAAGAGCTAATTCAAGTATTTTCAAGGTTTGTAGgcatttctatttttgataattcaatgtCAAACCTTGGACATCTCCATTGAAAACATCAAGAagtgccagttgagctacaaggctcttgccatttatcttttttttttttttttttgcgttaGATGTCCAGGGTTTCTAAAATTGAAGATGCAGAACACATATGGGGCTCCTGTTGCCTTTGTCGATTTTCAGGTACTTTATTACTGTCTTTTGTGGTGCTAGGTATAATTTTGATGTGAATTATTGTAGAGTTTCTTTGATGATGGCAAGCCTGGTAACTCGatattcttcctttctttttcagatTACTTAGTCTATATGCTATTTTGCATGCTGAGTAGATATGATTGAGACAAAAAGATGTGTGAATAGCtgacattttttaattagtagCAAATGACATCCAAGGGTAGTGCAATCGGTTGGGGACTACCCCTCATAAAGTGGAGTTCATTTGTTTTAATCTCCCTATTCCTCTCCCCTTGGGACCAAAAGTCACCTATCCAATAGATAAATAAAAGGCAAAGTTGTTACAGATTCTTTGTGCAAtgcatttatattttttttaattaaatgcatGCAATAAGAGGATAGCAAACATctgcactctctctctctcacatataAGCTTGTTGGCATGTGTGTGCTAGAGGCTCTTTTAAGATAGGAAGGAAAGAGAAATTATGGATTAGAagaatgaaaagagagaagCTGAGAGAGGAGAAAAGAACGTGGAGATGGGAGAGAAAGCTGGAAAGTAGATTgttacatacacacacatagatgGATAGATATGTATCTTGTTGTATGTCCAAAtgtattgtttgattagaaatcaGACCGCAGCCCTCCCACAGGGGAGGGCTAGATGTGCCACCTAGCTGTGAGGCTCTTGGCCTTTTGGTTGCTTTGTTAGATTATGTGAGGACAGCCAAATTTATTTTCCTGTTACCGTGGTTCACTTACTAATAGAGTGGAGCCATCTCAGTTGTTTGATCTATTTGGGTCACTGCTAAGTGCTAACAGCATGTTACCATTTGAAATGTTTGGTCAACTTGTTATCCTGCAATAAACTGGTGGTTAGTCAAATTATTTCATGGAACAGTTGTTGCAATGATTCTTGCTTCTTTAATAGGTTGGTACTTTGAATTACATAGGATCCGGAATGCATTCATTAGATCAATGACTTAGTGTTTCCATTGGATATTTTCTCTACTGCTTTCACAATGTATCTTgtgcttcaaaattttttaatttccgTTTATGTTTTCGTACATAAAAGCCTAGTGCTCAGCATAATTGGATGTTGCAATGCTGACTTTGCTTGTGTACCAAAATCTGAAGGATACCCCCAGTTCAACTGGAGCTATGAATCATCTGCAAGGCACGATTTTGTACTCATCACCAGCTGGCGAGGGCATGCGGCTAGAGTATCCTTTTTTATAATTGATCCATTTTATCCTATCtaattattggtttttttttcaaaggttttGCTTAACAAGAGCTCCAGGTACGCGAAATCACGGATGGGAATGCGTAAGAAGTCAAAGTAAATTGCATAAGACAAGGAGACAAATTAGCCATTTAATTGTGCAATTACCTTGACTGTATGCTCATTTATAGTAACTTGGAACCAGAATAGGTTGCGTGAATTCTCAGTATAGCTGTTATCACGTTTTCATTTGCTGATC
It encodes:
- the LOC142626071 gene encoding uncharacterized protein LOC142626071 isoform X2, with the protein product MDAYYPPPPHYPYYQPPPPQAPPPPPPTSHHPPPPPPPQHHYLAHAQAPFGFYVPTLLPQASHDAVRTLFIAGLPEDVKPREIYNLFREFPGYESSHLRTPTQTSQSFAFAVFTDQQSAIVAMHAMNGMVFDLEKGSTLYIDLAKSNSRSKRARTDDERFGSDKKARGPAYSRGTPDSGLGSIHMPGMGNSAYNTIGYPSAQSHGNFDGRAVNETAAANLNSSSAPHAPQHASPCPTLFVANLGPTCTEQELIQVFSRCPGFLKLKMQNTYGAPVAFVDFQDTPSSTGAMNHLQGTILYSSPAGEGMRLEYAKSRMGMRKKSK
- the LOC142626071 gene encoding uncharacterized protein LOC142626071 isoform X1; translated protein: MDAYYPPPPHYPYYQPPPPQAPPPPPPTSHHPPPPPPPQHHYLAHAQAPFGFYVPTLLPQASHDAVRTLFIAGLPEDVKPREIYNLFREFPGYESSHLRTPTQTSQSFAFAVFTDQQSAIVAMHAMNGMVFDLEKGSTLYIDLAKSNSRSKRARTDDERFGSDKKARGPAYSRGTPDSAGLGSIHMPGMGNSAYNTIGYPSAQSHGNFDGRAVNETAAANLNSSSAPHAPQHASPCPTLFVANLGPTCTEQELIQVFSRCPGFLKLKMQNTYGAPVAFVDFQDTPSSTGAMNHLQGTILYSSPAGEGMRLEYAKSRMGMRKKSK